Within Streptomyces albofaciens JCM 4342, the genomic segment CCGCCCTGCTCCGGTCCCTAGCCTGAGGCCGTACACGCGGCGGTCGAAAGCGGTGATCATTGTGGACACGTGCCGGGTTCCGGAGCCCGAGGACCTTGAGCTGCCCGAAGGCGCCAGGGCCGAGCTTCTCCCTGGAGAGATCGTCATCGCGGGGAGTCAGGACCTGATCCACAACTGCATCGTGACGGAGGTGATGGACCGGATCCCGCGGCAGCGGTGGCAGCGACTCCAAGCGCAGAATGTCGACCTGCTGAAAGAGAACAGCGAGCCGGTGCCCGACCTCGTGGTGCTGGAGCGCGGCGCCGTACCGGAAACCGGGCGGCTGCTCCCCTCCCAGGCCGTCACCATGCTCGTCGAAGTCGTCTCCGCGACGAGCGTCGACCGTGACTACCGTGTCAAGCGCACCGTCTACGCCGCCGGCCGCATCCCGGCCTACCTGATCATCGACCCCATCATGGCCCAGTGCGTCCTCCTCCCCGACCCCATCGGCACCGGCGAGGAAGCCGACTACACGGTGCAGCGCATCACCAAGTTCGGCGACCCCGTACCCCTGGACCTGCTCGGCGTGAAGCTGGACACCGCCGAGTTCCAGACGTTCACCGACGTCAGGCCCCACTCCCACCCGTAACGAAGTCGATCAGCTCCTCCACCCGCCCCAGCAGCGCCGGCTCCAGGTCCTTGTAGGAGTGGACCGAGCCGAGGATCCGCTGCCACGCGGCGCCCGTGTTCTCCGGCCAGCGCAGCGCCCGGCACACGCCCGTCTTCCAGTCCTGGCCGCGGGGGACGGCCGGCCAGGCGGGGATGCCGACGGAGGCGGGCTTCACAGCTTCCCAGACATCGATGTACGGATGTCCGACGACCAGGACGTTCTCATCGGTGACCGAAGCCGCGATGCGGGACTCCTTCGAGCCGGGAACCAGATGGTCCACCAGGACGCCGAGGCGGGCGTCGGGGCCGGGGGAGAAGGAACGCACGATGGCGGGGAGGTCGTCGACGCCTTCGAGGTATTCCACGACGACGCCCTCGATGCGCAGGTCGTCGCCCCAGACGCGTTCCACCAGCTCGGCGTCGTGGCGGCCCTCCACGTAGATGCGCCCGGCGCGGGCGACCCGCGCGCGGGCGCCGGGTACGGCCAGGGAGCCGGATGCCGTACGGGCGGGGCCGCGCGCGGCGGGCCGGGCCGACGGCCGTACGAGGGTGACGGGCTTGCCGTCCAGCAGGAAGCCGCGCGGGGTCATCGGGAACACCCGGTGCTTGCCGAAGCGGTCCTCAAGGGTGACCGTGGGCCCTTCCGCGGTCTTCTCGCAGCGGACGACCGCGCCGCAGAACCCGGTCACGGCCTCCTCGACCACCAGGTCCGGCTCCGCCGCGACCTCGGGAGCCGGCTGCTGCTTCTTCCACGGCGGGGTCAGGTCCGGGCCGTACTGTCTGCTGCGCACCCGACAGACGATAAGAAGAGATGGCCGGTCAGCGCCGCGACACGCCGAAGCGACGGCTGAGCGCGTCACGTTGCCCACGGACGAATCGGGCATCCACGACAGCGCCGTGCCCGGGTACGTACACCGCGTCCTCCCCGCCGAGCGCCAGCAGCCGGTCCAGCGCGGCGGGCCACTGCCCGGGGACCGCGTCCGGCCCGGCCTGCGGCTCGCCGGACTCCTCGACCAGGTCGCCGCAGAAGACGACCGCGGGCGAGCCGTGGGTGCCGGGGACGAGGACCACCAGGTCGTGCGCGGTGTGCCCGGGACCGACGTTGGCGAGCAGCACCTGCCGGCCGCCGAGGTCGAGGATGCGCTCGCCGGAGACCAGGTGGCGCGGGCGGACGAGCAGGTCGGTGGCCTCGGCGGCGGCGTCGGGGTGCACGCCGTACGCCACCGCGTCGCGCCGCAGTTCTTCCTGGGCGCGCGGCAGATACGCGTCGAGGCCCGCCGCGCCGAAGACCTGGACGCCCGCGAAGGCCGGGGCGCCCAGGATGTGATCGAAGTGGGGGTGGGTCAGCGCGACGTGTGTCACGTCACGGCCCGCGATGCCGCGCAGCTCACGGCGCAGCCGGGCGCCGTCCCCTAGCGTCGCGCCGGTATCGACGATCAGCATTCCGGAGGCGCCGACGACGGCGCCGACCGTCTCGTCCCAGCCGGGCATCCGGCGCCGCCCGACGCCCGCGCCGAGCTCTTCCCACCCGGCTTCTTCCCACGTCGTACGCATAGGGAGACGCTAGCGGCCGCGCGATACGGTTGCCCGTCGGACCGGCGGTTCCCGGGCGCCCGCCGGCCCCCGCGGTGCGCCGCCCCGGCCGCGCCGGGCGGGCCTCCGGTACCGCGGCCCTTGCCCTGTCCATGTGACCCGGCCGTACACTTGGTCCGGGTCTGGCACTCGGACCTGATGAGTGCCAGGGAAGACGACCCGGGAAGAACCCGGCCGCGCGCCGGTGACACGGCCGGACTGGAGGTGTGCGCGATGCTCAGTGAACGCAGACTCGAAGTGCTGCGCGCCATCGTCCAGGACTATGTCGGGACCGAGGAGCCGGTCGGCTCCAAGGCGCTGACCCAGCGGCACAAGCTCGGTGTCTCACCCGCCACGGTCCGCAACGACATGGCAGCGCTGGAGGACGAGGGCTTCATCGCCCAGCCGCACACCAGCGCCGGACGCATTCCGACGGACAAGGGCTACCGTCTCTTCGTCGACAAGCTGGCGGGCGTCAAGCCGCTGTCCAGCCCCGAGCGGCGCGCCATCCAGAACTTCCTGGACGGCGCCGTCGACCTGGACGACGTGGTGGGGCGCACGGTACGGCTGCTGGCGCAGCTCACGCGGCAGGTCGCCGTCGTGCAGTACCCCTC encodes:
- a CDS encoding Uma2 family endonuclease, which encodes MIIVDTCRVPEPEDLELPEGARAELLPGEIVIAGSQDLIHNCIVTEVMDRIPRQRWQRLQAQNVDLLKENSEPVPDLVVLERGAVPETGRLLPSQAVTMLVEVVSATSVDRDYRVKRTVYAAGRIPAYLIIDPIMAQCVLLPDPIGTGEEADYTVQRITKFGDPVPLDLLGVKLDTAEFQTFTDVRPHSHP
- a CDS encoding DUF3097 domain-containing protein; the encoded protein is MRSRQYGPDLTPPWKKQQPAPEVAAEPDLVVEEAVTGFCGAVVRCEKTAEGPTVTLEDRFGKHRVFPMTPRGFLLDGKPVTLVRPSARPAARGPARTASGSLAVPGARARVARAGRIYVEGRHDAELVERVWGDDLRIEGVVVEYLEGVDDLPAIVRSFSPGPDARLGVLVDHLVPGSKESRIAASVTDENVLVVGHPYIDVWEAVKPASVGIPAWPAVPRGQDWKTGVCRALRWPENTGAAWQRILGSVHSYKDLEPALLGRVEELIDFVTGGSGA
- a CDS encoding MBL fold metallo-hydrolase, which produces MRTTWEEAGWEELGAGVGRRRMPGWDETVGAVVGASGMLIVDTGATLGDGARLRRELRGIAGRDVTHVALTHPHFDHILGAPAFAGVQVFGAAGLDAYLPRAQEELRRDAVAYGVHPDAAAEATDLLVRPRHLVSGERILDLGGRQVLLANVGPGHTAHDLVVLVPGTHGSPAVVFCGDLVEESGEPQAGPDAVPGQWPAALDRLLALGGEDAVYVPGHGAVVDARFVRGQRDALSRRFGVSRR